In one window of Candidatus Deferrimicrobiaceae bacterium DNA:
- the recR gene encoding recombination mediator RecR — translation MSYPKPLRRLIALLSRLPGIGEKTATRLALFLLRMPAPFTRELGEAIASISTTVIRCSRCFNIADEDPCSLCTDPERRNDQICVVEGPTDIIPIEKSGAYQGRYHVLGGAISPIDGVMPEHLHIQELLDRLAKGGVAEVILATNLTSEGEATASYLGAALKDLPLSVSRIAYGMPVGADLEYTDEVTVGRAMRGRRELSPRSGDDRS, via the coding sequence ATGAGCTACCCGAAGCCTCTCCGTCGCCTCATCGCCCTCCTCTCCCGACTCCCCGGGATCGGGGAAAAGACCGCCACCCGCCTCGCTCTCTTCCTGCTGCGCATGCCCGCGCCGTTCACCCGCGAGCTCGGCGAAGCTATTGCGTCAATTTCAACCACTGTGATAAGATGCTCGCGTTGTTTCAATATCGCGGATGAAGACCCTTGTTCCCTGTGCACCGACCCCGAGCGCAGAAACGATCAGATCTGCGTCGTTGAAGGGCCGACCGACATCATCCCGATCGAAAAGAGCGGCGCCTACCAGGGGCGATACCATGTTTTAGGCGGGGCCATTTCCCCGATCGACGGGGTCATGCCCGAGCATTTGCACATCCAGGAACTGCTTGACCGGCTGGCGAAGGGCGGGGTGGCCGAAGTCATCCTGGCGACCAACCTGACGTCCGAGGGCGAGGCGACCGCTTCTTATCTCGGGGCGGCGCTCAAGGATCTGCCGCTGTCCGTCAGCCGGATCGCCTACGGCATGCCCGTGGGCGCCGATCTCGAGTACACCGACGAAGTCACCGTCGGCCGCGCCATGAGAGG
- a CDS encoding YbaB/EbfC family nucleoid-associated protein, whose product MNIQDMIKQAGQLRERMAKIQEDLGGMSVEASVGGGMVTVVANGKMEIMSIRIDPEIANGGDIPLLQDLVRGAVNEALSRSRALVAGEMAKATGGILPPGMFP is encoded by the coding sequence GTGAACATCCAGGACATGATCAAGCAGGCGGGTCAACTTCGCGAACGGATGGCTAAAATCCAGGAAGATCTGGGCGGAATGAGCGTCGAGGCTTCCGTCGGCGGGGGGATGGTGACCGTCGTCGCCAACGGGAAGATGGAGATCATGTCGATCCGGATCGACCCCGAGATCGCCAACGGCGGCGATATTCCCCTGCTCCAGGACCTGGTCCGGGGGGCCGTCAACGAGGCGCTTTCGCGCAGTCGCGCGCTGGTCGCAGGCGAGATGGCCAAGGCCACCGGGGGCATCCTGCCGCCCGGCATGTTCCCCTAG
- the dnaX gene encoding DNA polymerase III subunit gamma/tau, translated as MYEALSRKWRPRTFDEIVGQGHVTRALANAISLGKIHHAYLFSGTRGVGKTTFARILSRALNCVNGPTATPCLVCPACLAVEQGSATDVQEIDGASNNGIDDVRQLRENAAYAPASMRYKIFIIDEVHMLSKQAFNALLKILEEPPPHVVFIFATTEPNKLPDTILSRVQRFDFRMLTEEEILDRFKLMAEKEKIDCEEDALRLLARYAFGSMRDGQSIFEQAAVSGNGKVTSALVEEILGLVGVEAAIDLVRSVVVEGAEGALGRFALLQSRGADLKFLYLSLVDVLRDAAVLAFTGQEALLSRHAPSSLAQMKSLVAERSREEWMFLLDIAFRSEKDVVATEFPRLGFELLLLRLVNAPSLLLAENMADGQPAAPPRTVRAVVAPSSAGLPPAPSGAPHPEAAHVSGTTTSSSGGHHAHAPAPAAPGARGPAGGKAGDLWEAVKRNLEGKKKVPLVALLSSLAGHRDGDALMIEGAEALLSMVRDPDKLALIEKAVEEVAGTRLTLRFGAEGEKKNVEPAELISDTKRLERMAFEDPAVRDFLREFDGNLIEVRPTPPKAPVPAIPVPPPGADAEEGAADETEDGGEDT; from the coding sequence GTGTACGAGGCGCTCTCCAGAAAGTGGCGCCCCCGGACGTTCGACGAGATCGTCGGGCAGGGTCACGTCACGCGGGCGCTTGCCAACGCGATCTCGCTCGGCAAGATCCATCACGCCTACCTGTTCTCGGGAACCCGCGGCGTCGGCAAGACCACGTTCGCCCGGATTCTCTCCCGCGCCCTCAATTGCGTGAACGGCCCGACGGCGACGCCGTGCCTCGTCTGCCCGGCCTGCCTGGCGGTCGAGCAGGGCTCCGCGACCGACGTCCAGGAAATCGACGGCGCCTCCAACAACGGCATCGACGACGTCCGGCAGCTGCGCGAGAACGCCGCGTACGCCCCGGCGTCCATGCGCTACAAGATCTTCATCATCGACGAAGTGCATATGCTCTCGAAGCAGGCGTTCAACGCGCTGCTCAAGATCCTCGAGGAGCCGCCCCCGCACGTCGTCTTCATCTTCGCCACGACCGAGCCCAACAAGCTGCCCGACACGATCCTGTCGCGCGTCCAGCGCTTCGACTTCCGGATGCTGACCGAGGAAGAGATCCTCGACCGCTTCAAGCTGATGGCCGAAAAAGAGAAGATCGACTGCGAGGAAGACGCGCTGCGGCTGCTCGCGCGCTACGCTTTCGGCTCGATGCGCGACGGGCAATCGATCTTCGAGCAGGCGGCCGTATCGGGCAACGGCAAGGTGACCTCGGCGCTGGTCGAGGAGATCCTCGGGCTGGTGGGGGTCGAGGCGGCGATCGACCTGGTGCGGTCGGTGGTCGTCGAGGGCGCCGAGGGTGCGCTCGGCCGGTTCGCGCTGCTCCAGTCGCGCGGCGCCGATCTCAAGTTCCTCTACCTCTCTTTGGTCGACGTGCTGCGCGACGCCGCCGTGCTGGCGTTCACAGGCCAGGAGGCGTTGCTGTCGCGCCATGCCCCGTCGTCGCTGGCCCAGATGAAATCGCTGGTGGCCGAACGCTCCCGCGAGGAATGGATGTTCCTGCTCGACATCGCCTTCCGCTCCGAAAAAGACGTCGTGGCCACCGAGTTCCCGCGGCTGGGGTTCGAATTGCTGCTGCTCCGGCTGGTCAACGCCCCATCGCTGCTCCTGGCCGAGAATATGGCCGACGGGCAACCGGCCGCCCCCCCGCGCACGGTCCGGGCGGTTGTCGCCCCGTCGTCCGCCGGTCTCCCGCCGGCCCCGTCCGGCGCGCCGCATCCCGAGGCGGCGCACGTATCCGGGACGACGACTTCCTCGTCCGGGGGGCATCACGCTCACGCTCCGGCACCGGCCGCCCCTGGCGCACGCGGCCCCGCAGGGGGAAAGGCCGGCGACCTATGGGAGGCGGTCAAGCGCAACCTCGAGGGCAAGAAAAAGGTCCCCTTGGTCGCCCTGCTCAGCTCGCTCGCCGGTCACCGCGACGGGGACGCCCTGATGATCGAGGGGGCAGAGGCGCTGCTTTCGATGGTGCGCGATCCCGACAAGCTCGCGCTGATCGAAAAGGCGGTCGAAGAAGTGGCGGGCACCCGACTGACGCTTCGGTTCGGGGCCGAGGGCGAAAAAAAAAACGTTGAGCCGGCCGAGCTGATCTCTGACACGAAACGTCTCGAACGGATGGCATTCGAGGATCCGGCCGTCCGGGATTTCCTGCGGGAATTCGACGGCAACCTGATCGAAGTGCGCCCGACGCCGCCGAAGGCGCCCGTGCCGGCCATCCCCGTGCCGCCGCCCGGCGCCGATGCGGAGGAAGGGGCGGCCGACGAGACCGAGGATGGGGGGGAAGACACGTGA